The window TATTGGAATGAGCTTCACCATGCCTAAAGTATTcagcatagaaaataaaatagaaaaccaaagcAACCATGGTTTGGAGGAGAATTTTGAATTACTGTTGTTCAATACACTAGTGAAAATGAAACTTTTGGGTAGATGTCTTTCAGTATTTGTTTATCCCCCTACTAAATGTTAGTGGATTTTCTCCTTATATATAACTACAGAATCCATGATGAAAATGTTGGCcataaaaaaaatggagtttgAATTTGAGCATATGAGGGAGCAGACATGAATTGGTGTTGGTCAGTGCAATCTTGCCACAACAGTGTTGTACCCTACAGCTACGTTTTAAATTTTGGCATCACAGGTACATTATGCAATGGAGCCAATGTAGCAGATTCATACTTCTTGAGCTAGTTCCTAGTGAGAATGAAGTAAAATATGAAGACCTTGGAAGGCAGAGAGCATGAAGAAGCTACTCCTGCTTTGAGGACAGGCAGATGTGAAGAAAAGAAACGCCAAGGAGAAGCATAGTCTCATGTCTGAGCCTTGTCACACTCTTGGTCTCCTGTAGGACACCCACATTGTTCAGGTGAGATTTTTGACTAACAATGTAATACTTGAAGTACTTTTCCAAGGGTGATCAGTGAAATTACTAGTATCATTTGCATGTCTATTTTGAGAAAGACTACTAATAAACTCTTTTACTTTGGGGGTGGCATGAAAAAttgaggagaggaaaaaaagagatgatttactatttttttctgtaatactCAACTGGAATGTCAGCAGTGGTTTTTGTTCCTGtgcttcttgttgttgttttgttttgttttttttcctaggaaaaaataaatatttaactcaATAAATTTATCACCCATGACACTTGACAACCCAAGACTAACAAAACATAGTAATGAcacaaaatatgtttataaattgAAATGATCTATTTATTGATAATTGCCCAAATAAGTTATTTGTACCTAGGTACATGaactcaggaaaatgaaaatcatcaaGTCATCTCTAGTTAATCCTCTTTTGAAATTTTACATCTACATCTGGATCTTCTGTGTTCTATTCTCTCAGTTGGGGTGTGGGGAAAGTGTGCCCCTACACCTGTACCTTTGATCTGATATGGCTAATTTTGTGGTGTCTCAGGAGTTACCTTTCATTGTAAGAGAATGAAAGACGTCATTGCTGACTCCCTGTTGAATAGCTCCAACTTCTTTACAGTAGTTGATTGGTATACGGTGGTCACATGACCCAGGAGACCATTACCATAGGCAGAATTGGACCAATCAGATTTTAATCACTCATATTCAAGAAGTGAATCAACTTTAGAAGATGATAATGGATTCACATTTCAAATGAAGTGATATGATGCAGGTGccttaaaatttcttctctttgatGTTCTTAAATCCTGATATTCTACATGAGAATCATTGACTTCAGTatcagaacatttttttcacttgaaatattccaatttccaatattttcttccataaaaatTTTTCTACAATTGAAAGTGTAACATGAATGGAAATCATTCTTATAAGTTAAATTCCCtccaatttttaataaatttaagaaagaataaaatcaaactaTCTTTAATTTTCATATGACAGCATTGAGTAGGCAACACTGAGTGGAATTGTGATCTCATAttgaaaatcttaattttaaatctCCCACTCAGTATCATGTCTTCTTAGAATTAAGTAATCATTTTCCATATAAGGAACAAGGCCAAAAAAATGTTTGTCTAACTAAATAATAACTCATATATATGctacattatatttttttgtgctgtaattattttttatcagaGATCACCAAGTCTCTTCCACAATTTCCTCATGGCATTTTTCACTTCCTTGTTCCGCAGTGAGTAAACCAAAGGATTGAGCAAGGGAGTGAAGACAGTGTAAAACATTTCCACTTCTTTATCAAAAGAGAATATAGATGGAGGtcgtgcatatataaatatgcatgggACAAAGAACAAAACCACAACAGTAATGTGAGATCCACAGGTGGACAGAGCTTTCCTCCGCCCTTCAGCACTGTGTTTTCTCAGGGAGAACAAGATGACGCCATAGGAGACCAGCAACAATGAGAAGTTGATGATGCAGATAAACCCACTGTTGGCAATCACCAGAAGGCCTAGAATGTGAGTGTCAGTGCAGGCCAGCTCCAGTAATGGGTACAAGTCACACATGAAATGATCAATGACATTCGGGCCACAAAAGGGAAGGTTGAAAGTGAACAGAACCAGTGTGATAGAATGCAAGAAGCCCCCTGAGCAGGACACCCCCACCAGAACACCACAGTGCCTCCGGTTCATGATGGCAGAGTAGTGCAAAGGCTTgcaaatggccacatagcggtcataggccatggctGAGAGGATGAT is drawn from Urocitellus parryii isolate mUroPar1 chromosome 4, mUroPar1.hap1, whole genome shotgun sequence and contains these coding sequences:
- the LOC113175042 gene encoding olfactory receptor 4C15-like; the encoded protein is MKNQSFVTEFVFMGLSQNPNIQKILFALFLLVYIATIIGNMLIVMTIIYSPALLGSPMYFFLAVLSFLDACYSSAITPKLVADSIHERKTITFEGCMIQLFTEHLFGGTEVIILSAMAYDRYVAICKPLHYSAIMNRRHCGVLVGVSCSGGFLHSITLVLFTFNLPFCGPNVIDHFMCDLYPLLELACTDTHILGLLVIANSGFICIINFSLLLVSYGVILFSLRKHSAEGRRKALSTCGSHITVVVLFFVPCIFIYARPPSIFSFDKEVEMFYTVFTPLLNPLVYSLRNKEVKNAMRKLWKRLGDL